A region from the Beduinella massiliensis genome encodes:
- a CDS encoding ABC transporter permease subunit, which yields MQNTASIRTRTAMKRTGLYAAMIAITVVVAFPFLWMILSAFKEPAEFYQLKPTLLPKSWRIENFTELFQKWNFSAYYANSLIVTAVQVVSNVVIVLFAGYGFAKFDFKGKNALFMLILSSTMIPWVATIIPLFIMASSLGLVDTFAGLMIPGMCDAFSIFLARNFMTSIPTPLLEAARIDGAGETKTFFRVVLPNVKPLIAVIAIQKMIGSWNAFQWPLLVVNSDRLRTLPIAIAKLSSQYYDSYNLKLAAATVAIIPVMALYIAFQRYFVEGISLSGIK from the coding sequence ATGCAAAATACCGCCAGCATCAGGACCCGCACGGCGATGAAGAGGACGGGCCTTTACGCCGCCATGATCGCCATCACGGTCGTCGTCGCCTTTCCCTTTTTATGGATGATCCTCTCCGCCTTCAAGGAGCCTGCGGAGTTTTACCAGCTCAAGCCCACGCTCCTTCCCAAGTCCTGGCGCATCGAAAACTTTACCGAGCTTTTTCAAAAGTGGAATTTCAGCGCCTACTACGCCAACAGCCTGATCGTCACCGCCGTACAGGTGGTTTCTAACGTCGTCATCGTGCTCTTCGCGGGCTATGGCTTCGCCAAGTTCGATTTCAAGGGCAAAAATGCGCTGTTCATGCTGATTCTCTCCTCTACGATGATTCCCTGGGTGGCGACGATCATTCCGCTCTTCATCATGGCCTCCTCTCTGGGCCTGGTCGATACATTTGCAGGGCTCATGATTCCCGGCATGTGCGACGCGTTCAGCATCTTCCTTGCGCGCAATTTCATGACGAGCATCCCCACGCCGCTGCTCGAGGCGGCGCGCATCGACGGCGCGGGCGAGACGAAGACGTTCTTCCGCGTCGTGCTGCCCAACGTCAAGCCGCTCATCGCCGTCATCGCCATTCAGAAAATGATCGGGAGCTGGAACGCTTTCCAGTGGCCGCTGCTCGTCGTCAACAGCGACAGATTGCGCACCCTGCCCATCGCCATCGCCAAGCTTTCCAGCCAGTACTACGATTCGTATAACCTCAAGCTGGCCGCGGCGACCGTCGCCATCATTCCCGTGATGGCGCTCTACATCGCCTTCCAGCGCTACTTTGTAGAGGGCATCTCCCTCTCCGGCATCAAGTGA
- a CDS encoding PHP domain-containing protein, producing the protein MIDYHVHTSFSDGEESVENVVRLAAFRGITSLAITDHFDPFDPGASLKNVTHTADALALHFERIRRAGAREGVEVFCGIETCTGPDGRLRLPEGVRELCDLIITSPHYVAYDGELRRGDYFADGYWEAYKRLLLAQARGEGDVLGHPEGYLPIGPMLGKGTTYEGRKRICADICARYLDAAFVAQLADALAQSGKSCELHGATGTPRESTVRALAARGVRFSPGSDAHAMNLLGQNDRAMALAARLSLRLYRPRRRDFGASSSTDKGDC; encoded by the coding sequence GTGATCGACTATCATGTGCATACCTCGTTTTCCGACGGCGAGGAATCCGTCGAAAACGTCGTGCGCCTTGCCGCCTTTCGCGGCATCACCAGCCTCGCCATCACCGATCACTTCGACCCGTTCGATCCCGGCGCCTCCCTCAAAAACGTGACGCATACGGCGGATGCGCTCGCCCTGCACTTTGAGCGCATCCGCCGCGCGGGAGCCCGCGAAGGGGTTGAGGTCTTCTGCGGCATCGAAACCTGCACCGGCCCGGACGGACGCCTTCGCCTGCCGGAGGGCGTTCGAGAACTGTGCGACCTGATCATCACCAGCCCGCACTACGTCGCCTATGACGGCGAGCTGCGGCGCGGCGATTACTTTGCAGACGGCTATTGGGAGGCGTATAAGCGCCTCCTGCTCGCCCAGGCGCGTGGCGAGGGCGACGTGCTCGGCCATCCCGAGGGCTATCTGCCTATCGGCCCCATGCTGGGCAAGGGCACTACCTACGAAGGCCGCAAGCGCATCTGCGCGGACATCTGCGCGCGTTATCTCGACGCGGCGTTCGTCGCGCAGCTGGCGGACGCACTCGCCCAAAGCGGCAAGTCCTGCGAGCTGCACGGCGCGACGGGCACCCCGCGCGAGAGCACCGTGCGCGCGCTCGCAGCGCGCGGCGTCCGCTTTTCCCCCGGCAGCGACGCGCACGCCATGAACCTGCTGGGACAAAACGACCGCGCCATGGCGCTCGCGGCGCGCCTGAGCCTGCGGCTTTACAGGCCCCGCCGACGTGATTTTGGGGCTTCCTCATCGACCGACAAAGGAGACTGCTGA
- a CDS encoding Gfo/Idh/MocA family oxidoreductase, with product MVRIALIGCGTMGRTHSNGYLSIENARPVAFCDLFAEKAQPLADAHGAKVYTDFDTMLREAEFDVLDVCLPTYMHHDYAVAGMRAGKHVFCEKPVARTAEEAEDMIAVARECGVKFSVGHVLRFFPNYVDAASLCASGRLGTPRLIRTMRNQAFPAWSWEGWYQDYEKSGGPILDLVIHDLDWIMHSFGDVQRVYALSLGGTVPGQEHCMLVLRLQNGAICHVEGSWALPKGSAFHTAFEIVGTKAQLEYDSIQDAPITLETAEGGAHQTDYLSPVLGPMEPYTLELQKFIDCVDHGTAPAVTGEEALKVLRVALAALESSQAGKPVTL from the coding sequence ATGGTACGCATCGCCCTGATCGGCTGCGGCACGATGGGCCGCACCCATTCAAACGGATATCTTTCCATCGAAAACGCAAGGCCCGTCGCATTCTGCGACCTCTTTGCCGAAAAGGCACAGCCGCTTGCCGACGCGCACGGCGCGAAGGTCTACACCGATTTTGACACCATGCTGCGGGAGGCCGAATTCGACGTGCTGGACGTGTGCCTGCCGACCTACATGCACCACGACTACGCCGTCGCAGGCATGCGCGCGGGCAAGCACGTTTTCTGCGAAAAGCCCGTCGCGCGCACCGCAGAGGAGGCGGAGGACATGATCGCCGTCGCGCGCGAATGCGGCGTCAAGTTTTCCGTGGGCCATGTGCTGCGCTTCTTTCCCAACTATGTGGACGCCGCGTCCCTGTGCGCGAGCGGCCGTCTGGGCACGCCGCGGCTCATCCGCACGATGCGCAACCAGGCCTTTCCTGCCTGGAGCTGGGAGGGCTGGTATCAGGATTACGAAAAGAGCGGCGGCCCCATTCTCGACCTGGTGATTCACGACCTGGACTGGATCATGCATTCCTTTGGCGACGTCCAGCGCGTATATGCGCTGAGCCTGGGCGGCACTGTGCCGGGGCAGGAGCACTGCATGCTCGTCCTCCGGCTGCAAAACGGCGCGATATGCCATGTCGAGGGAAGCTGGGCGCTGCCCAAGGGCTCCGCATTCCATACCGCGTTTGAAATCGTGGGCACGAAGGCCCAGCTCGAATACGACAGCATTCAGGACGCGCCCATCACCCTGGAAACCGCCGAGGGCGGCGCGCACCAAACCGACTACCTGTCCCCCGTGCTGGGGCCGATGGAGCCCTATACGCTGGAGCTGCAAAAGTTCATCGATTGCGTGGATCATGGCACCGCTCCGGCCGTCACGGGCGAGGAAGCGCTGAAGGTGCTGCGCGTCGCTCTAGCGGCGCTGGAGTCGTCCCAAGCCGGCAAGCCGGTCACGCTGTAA
- a CDS encoding Gfo/Idh/MocA family oxidoreductase, protein MKNIKIGVISFEHMHAVSYTTNLLKLPGTQLVGIADADEYRGTQMAARFGTRYYQDYHELLSQDIDGVMICTNNRMHCEVTVDAARAGKHILVEKPFAVDPASAERMLRAAHDNDVRIMNAFPVRFNPNVKQAKQIVDSGKIGRIVSITGINHGKIPCGWFIDPALSGGGGVMDHTVHLADLMRYFTGSEFKNIYCESGDLIHNRHIDDCGIVAAQMESGAIATIDCSWAHHKNYPIWPQVDMEIIGTKGSLNLKAFAQVNHLIDPEGDLLEDIVWNEDGDAGLVREFVDVCRTGREPNASGADGARALEVAVAAYESTRTHARVDVQHIQTAF, encoded by the coding sequence ATGAAGAACATCAAAATTGGCGTCATCAGCTTCGAGCACATGCACGCCGTCAGCTATACGACGAACCTCCTGAAGCTACCCGGCACGCAGCTCGTCGGCATCGCGGACGCGGACGAATACCGCGGCACGCAGATGGCCGCGCGCTTTGGCACCCGCTACTATCAGGATTATCACGAGCTGCTCTCGCAGGATATCGACGGGGTGATGATCTGCACCAACAACCGCATGCACTGCGAGGTCACGGTGGATGCCGCCAGGGCGGGCAAGCACATCCTCGTGGAAAAGCCCTTCGCGGTCGATCCCGCCAGCGCAGAGCGCATGCTGCGGGCCGCGCACGACAACGATGTGCGCATCATGAACGCCTTCCCCGTCCGCTTTAACCCAAACGTAAAGCAGGCCAAGCAGATCGTCGATTCCGGAAAGATCGGCCGCATCGTCAGCATCACGGGCATCAATCACGGCAAAATACCCTGCGGCTGGTTCATCGACCCTGCGCTCTCCGGCGGCGGCGGCGTGATGGATCACACCGTACACCTGGCCGACCTGATGCGCTACTTCACGGGCAGCGAATTCAAAAACATCTACTGCGAAAGCGGAGACCTCATCCATAACCGCCACATAGACGACTGCGGCATCGTCGCCGCGCAGATGGAATCCGGCGCGATCGCCACCATCGATTGCAGCTGGGCGCACCACAAAAACTATCCCATCTGGCCGCAGGTGGATATGGAGATCATCGGCACGAAGGGTTCGCTGAACCTCAAGGCGTTTGCGCAGGTCAATCACCTGATCGATCCGGAGGGCGACCTCCTGGAGGACATCGTCTGGAACGAGGACGGCGACGCGGGCCTCGTTCGCGAGTTCGTGGACGTATGCCGCACGGGCAGGGAGCCGAACGCCTCCGGCGCGGACGGCGCGCGCGCGTTGGAGGTGGCCGTCGCCGCCTACGAGTCCACGCGGACGCATGCGCGCGTGGACGTGCAGCACATACAGACGGCGTTTTAA
- a CDS encoding enolase C-terminal domain-like protein, translating into MNREENFDKVLSQHKIDKVSFYRFRARYPRLHGKNARLSYHGFGGEVTVAKVCTDQGACGWGELSDSLQDARATAERITGKCLTDIFSAGTGILDDTLKALDIPLHDLAGMILGLPVSRMISESASPKIRVYDGAIYMNDIIPEDRPQGVEQVLADCAYDYALGHRTLKIKIGRGSIWMEHDAGLARDIEVVRRIHEAFPDAGLMVDANDGYSVEDAIAFLEGIGDAPLVWFEEPFREEEKANRALREYLDVHRPRTLIADGESMTDIDLLHDLAAKGLLDVWQPDVCGYGFTAWRKLMKEIEEKGYLASPHAWGNVVKTHYCAHLAAAYPHHIPCIEAVLGESEGVDYGGYELHNGIMTLPDRPGFGMDLIWAPEV; encoded by the coding sequence ATGAACAGGGAAGAAAACTTCGACAAGGTCCTCTCGCAGCACAAGATCGACAAGGTGTCCTTCTATCGCTTCCGCGCGCGCTACCCGCGCCTGCACGGCAAGAACGCGCGGCTGAGCTACCACGGCTTTGGCGGCGAGGTGACGGTCGCCAAGGTCTGCACTGATCAGGGCGCCTGCGGCTGGGGCGAGCTGAGCGACAGCCTTCAGGATGCGAGGGCAACGGCGGAGCGCATAACGGGAAAGTGCCTGACGGATATTTTTTCCGCCGGCACGGGTATTCTGGATGATACGCTCAAGGCGCTGGACATTCCGCTGCACGACCTGGCGGGCATGATCCTCGGATTGCCGGTCAGCCGCATGATTTCCGAGAGCGCCAGCCCGAAGATTCGCGTCTACGACGGCGCGATCTACATGAACGACATCATCCCCGAGGATCGTCCGCAGGGGGTGGAGCAGGTTCTGGCCGATTGCGCGTACGACTACGCGCTGGGCCATCGCACGCTCAAGATCAAGATCGGCCGCGGCAGCATCTGGATGGAGCATGACGCGGGGCTCGCGCGCGACATCGAGGTCGTGCGGCGCATCCACGAGGCGTTCCCGGACGCGGGCCTGATGGTGGACGCCAACGACGGCTACAGCGTCGAGGACGCCATCGCCTTTCTGGAGGGAATCGGGGACGCGCCGCTCGTCTGGTTCGAAGAGCCCTTCCGCGAGGAGGAAAAGGCCAACCGCGCCTTGCGCGAGTACCTCGACGTCCATCGTCCGCGCACGCTGATCGCGGACGGCGAATCCATGACGGACATCGACCTGCTGCACGATCTCGCCGCTAAAGGCCTGCTCGACGTGTGGCAGCCGGACGTGTGCGGCTACGGATTTACGGCCTGGCGGAAGCTGATGAAGGAGATCGAGGAGAAGGGCTACCTCGCCTCGCCGCACGCTTGGGGCAACGTGGTCAAGACGCACTACTGCGCGCACCTGGCCGCCGCGTATCCTCATCACATCCCCTGTATCGAGGCGGTGCTTGGCGAGTCCGAGGGCGTGGATTACGGCGGGTATGAACTGCATAACGGCATCATGACGCTGCCGGACCGTCCGGGCTTTGGCATGGACCTCATCTGGGCGCCGGAGGTGTAA
- a CDS encoding ABC transporter permease subunit: protein MKKSTVIRETKRDRIFLGILLAVSLIILVIEIYPLIYVVSASFSSSDAISLGRVYLLPVELNLKGYEMLMENKDILLGFKNSSIYLVVGTLINMLLTTLIAYPLSRRELPGRNILTLFVVLTMYVQGGLIPTYLLVSDLKMVDTLWGLILPNAIVTTNMIIMRTYFQSSIPETLHEAAVLDGCNYTRYLLRIVLPLSMPIIAVVGLYYAVGHWNNYFDALIYLRSSSKQSLQLVLRNILLANQVNAGDGSYAESSKLGVTIKYSVIVVSCIPMMIAYPFVQKFFVKGVMIGALKG from the coding sequence GTGAAAAAATCCACGGTCATCCGGGAGACAAAGCGCGACCGCATCTTTCTGGGCATTCTGCTCGCGGTTTCGCTGATAATCCTGGTCATCGAAATCTATCCGCTGATCTACGTGGTCAGCGCCTCGTTCAGCTCTTCGGACGCGATCTCCCTGGGCAGGGTTTACCTGCTGCCGGTGGAGCTCAATTTGAAGGGCTATGAGATGCTGATGGAGAACAAGGACATCCTGCTGGGCTTTAAAAACAGCTCGATTTACCTGGTCGTCGGAACCCTCATCAACATGCTGCTGACGACGCTGATCGCCTATCCCCTCTCGCGCAGGGAGCTGCCGGGGCGCAATATCCTGACGCTGTTCGTGGTGCTGACGATGTACGTGCAGGGCGGACTGATTCCGACCTACCTGCTGGTGAGCGATCTGAAAATGGTCGATACCCTGTGGGGGCTGATATTGCCCAACGCGATCGTGACGACGAACATGATCATCATGCGCACGTACTTTCAAAGCTCCATCCCCGAGACGCTGCACGAGGCGGCGGTGCTCGACGGATGCAACTACACGCGCTACCTGCTGCGCATCGTGCTGCCGCTCTCGATGCCCATCATCGCGGTCGTCGGCCTCTACTACGCCGTAGGCCACTGGAACAACTACTTTGACGCGCTGATCTACCTGCGTTCCAGCAGCAAGCAGAGCCTGCAGCTGGTGCTGCGCAACATCCTGCTCGCCAACCAGGTCAATGCGGGCGACGGCTCCTACGCGGAGAGCTCGAAGCTGGGCGTTACGATCAAGTACTCCGTCATCGTCGTCAGCTGCATCCCCATGATGATCGCGTATCCCTTCGTGCAGAAGTTCTTCGTCAAGGGCGTCATGATCGGCGCGCTCAAGGGCTGA
- a CDS encoding ABC transporter permease subunit: MVSPKPKQRRVLGHRVWAARELYLLLLLPLIWYVIFRYIPLYGVQIAFRDYRPVRGFFGSEWVGLKHFERFFNSFYFERVVGNTLVINFVSLLVGFPIPILFALLLNEIQNVRYKKVLQNVTYIPHFLSAVVLVSILQLMFNPNTGVYNMLRAQFGLGTTNYFATEGAFKPMYVLSGLWQNMGWDSILYIAALAGIDPALYEAATIDGATRIQKIRYIAIPSIMGTITIMLLLRCGQIMNIGYEKVLLMQNDLNRASSDVISTYVYRVGILEGNYSYSTAINLFNSLCNIVLLFFANLLAKRMGGTSLW, translated from the coding sequence ATGGTTTCACCAAAACCTAAACAGAGAAGAGTTCTGGGGCATAGAGTTTGGGCGGCAAGGGAGCTATACCTGCTTCTCCTGCTTCCGCTCATCTGGTACGTCATCTTCCGCTACATCCCGCTCTACGGCGTACAGATCGCCTTTCGCGATTACAGGCCTGTGCGCGGCTTCTTCGGCAGCGAGTGGGTCGGGCTGAAACACTTTGAGCGCTTTTTCAATTCCTTTTACTTTGAACGCGTGGTCGGCAACACCCTCGTCATCAACTTCGTGAGCCTGCTCGTCGGCTTTCCCATCCCCATCCTGTTTGCGCTGCTGCTCAACGAGATTCAGAACGTGCGATACAAAAAGGTGCTGCAAAACGTCACCTATATCCCGCACTTCCTCTCCGCGGTGGTGCTGGTAAGCATCCTTCAGCTCATGTTCAACCCCAACACGGGCGTTTACAACATGCTGCGCGCGCAGTTTGGCCTGGGCACCACGAATTATTTCGCCACCGAGGGCGCGTTCAAGCCGATGTACGTCCTCTCGGGCCTTTGGCAGAACATGGGATGGGATTCGATCCTCTACATCGCGGCGCTGGCGGGCATCGACCCCGCACTCTACGAAGCGGCGACGATCGACGGGGCGACGCGCATCCAGAAGATCCGCTACATCGCCATCCCCAGCATCATGGGCACCATTACCATCATGCTGCTGCTGCGCTGCGGGCAGATCATGAACATCGGCTATGAAAAGGTGCTGCTGATGCAAAACGACCTCAATCGCGCTTCCAGCGACGTGATCTCGACCTACGTGTACCGCGTCGGCATTCTGGAGGGCAACTATTCGTATTCGACGGCCATCAACCTGTTTAATTCGCTGTGCAACATCGTCCTGCTCTTCTTCGCCAACCTGCTGGCAAAGCGCATGGGCGGAACCAGCCTGTGGTGA
- a CDS encoding extracellular solute-binding protein produces the protein MKKFLCCMVALAMLLTTLAATALAEEKDLVALSKEDANFNPTGYPIVKEPVKKTIMLRKPANISDPAEMETLNYIAKLMNIEIEWIVVGADGWEERVNLMFASGDLPDIIMKGSIKNLPRVVEDGQLVAIDGLMEEYSTGLKPLLEQYPGVEASVRSADGKLYTLPGVNTLKANLTSHRNLWINKTWMDNLGLETPTTTEELLNVLRAFRDQDADGDGNTGNEIPYTVEDSGAMHNARPDIIAGLFGLHSNFGADSLGNENIQLVDGKVSYLKTDETWKKVLEYMNVMYKEGLLDNEVFTQTSDMSIGKISSGNIGVFGLSSDDLFTTVSDNYVALAPVKSDSGLEPVIALGSNSMGANTFITAADESPWVSFRLLDYFFTYEGSMTVGCFNEDLIGKTCQKTADGRWDYAEEMLNDERGVAVAVGEACPLPGGGFGYWRHEDNSNYIYSNKVQENVPVWEPYYQKDAVYGAPQFASETSDRINEIISDLDVYVNECQAKFITGEMSFDKWDEYVKTTVKLGAEELVGFYQSYYDAL, from the coding sequence ATGAAAAAGTTTCTGTGCTGCATGGTAGCGCTGGCGATGCTGCTGACGACGCTCGCGGCGACCGCCCTGGCGGAGGAGAAGGACCTCGTGGCCCTCTCCAAAGAGGACGCGAACTTCAACCCGACCGGCTACCCGATCGTGAAGGAGCCCGTCAAGAAGACGATCATGCTCCGAAAGCCCGCCAACATTTCGGACCCTGCCGAGATGGAAACGCTCAACTACATCGCGAAGCTCATGAACATCGAGATCGAATGGATCGTCGTGGGCGCTGATGGCTGGGAAGAGCGCGTCAACCTAATGTTCGCCTCCGGCGATCTGCCGGACATCATCATGAAGGGCAGCATCAAGAACCTGCCCCGCGTGGTGGAGGACGGCCAGCTGGTCGCGATCGACGGACTGATGGAGGAATACTCCACGGGCCTGAAGCCCCTGCTGGAGCAGTATCCCGGCGTGGAAGCGTCGGTTCGCTCCGCCGACGGCAAGCTGTACACGCTGCCCGGCGTCAACACCCTCAAGGCGAACCTGACGAGCCACCGCAACCTGTGGATCAACAAGACCTGGATGGACAACCTGGGTCTTGAGACCCCCACGACGACCGAGGAGCTGCTGAACGTGCTGCGTGCGTTCCGCGATCAGGACGCGGACGGCGACGGCAACACGGGCAACGAGATTCCCTACACCGTCGAGGACTCCGGCGCGATGCACAACGCCCGCCCCGACATCATCGCTGGCCTGTTCGGGCTGCACAGCAACTTCGGTGCGGACAGCTTGGGCAATGAAAACATCCAGCTCGTCGATGGAAAGGTCAGCTATCTGAAGACCGATGAAACCTGGAAGAAGGTTCTGGAGTACATGAACGTCATGTATAAGGAAGGCCTGCTGGACAACGAGGTCTTCACACAGACGAGCGACATGTCCATCGGCAAAATCTCCAGCGGCAACATCGGCGTGTTCGGCCTGAGCTCCGACGATCTGTTCACCACGGTGAGCGACAACTACGTGGCGCTCGCGCCGGTCAAGAGCGACAGCGGCCTGGAACCGGTTATCGCCCTGGGCTCCAATTCCATGGGCGCGAATACCTTCATTACCGCGGCCGACGAGTCGCCCTGGGTTTCCTTCCGCCTGCTCGACTACTTCTTCACCTACGAGGGCTCCATGACGGTCGGCTGCTTTAACGAGGATCTGATCGGCAAGACCTGCCAGAAGACGGCGGACGGCAGGTGGGATTACGCGGAAGAGATGCTGAACGACGAGCGCGGCGTCGCGGTCGCGGTCGGAGAGGCCTGCCCCCTGCCGGGCGGCGGTTTCGGCTACTGGCGCCATGAGGACAACTCCAACTACATCTACAGCAACAAGGTGCAGGAGAACGTGCCCGTCTGGGAGCCCTACTATCAGAAGGATGCCGTGTACGGCGCGCCGCAGTTCGCTTCAGAGACATCCGACCGGATTAACGAGATCATTTCGGACCTCGACGTCTACGTGAACGAATGCCAGGCGAAGTTCATCACCGGCGAAATGAGCTTTGACAAGTGGGACGAATACGTGAAGACTACGGTGAAGCTCGGCGCGGAGGAACTGGTTGGCTTCTACCAGAGCTATTACGACGCCCTGTAA
- a CDS encoding histidine kinase — protein sequence MSPLRKKRIISVSSEKNDGEIIRRFSAARKVLKDAQHRLCSLFDVRRHISAHVFVSIFLSVLLISTFLISAYSLNAMNDLTQVSVLSGQSAVDTIASQIDTFVDNIAQTHVLLFSSENVYPFLYDTSVSMPSYEWFQGYHDAQNMLRFCGRSQYNLISGMLLQKSASEKLQYGGFNALIDPYSLKPDELNRLLLRDGFAFYVSSTSLGDGSNAYLYSQIYNSAFDSLCRGLLMPDSGLVLLDAEGSVFRRYEDGADAAGQIDAYLAGRAQSVMPGGLHCAQSTSPQTGLTVAMVFPAMRFSEKLSEIIPWLLPAALFALVAGFLLSFGLSRKVVSGFQVMQNNIRLVESRAYGEVAVIPSQDEFGQLSRTFAHMAAHIDALIRENQERERTQHELEIQVLRAQISPHFLYNALNSVRHLASMQGMDHIDRLTGAIIRLLRAALSNTEALIPLSQEIEYVRNYCEICQYQYLNDFSLDIEVDETLMECRLPPMVLQPIVENAIIHGIADFRSDGVIRVHAQKNADVLFLTVTDNGQGMSGEQIDELLGQERNTDKRRFSGIGIQNVRKRIQMRFGSRFGLNIFAEPGKYTTVQLSLPFLSKEPCE from the coding sequence ATGTCACCCTTACGAAAAAAGCGCATAATTTCCGTCAGTTCAGAGAAGAACGACGGTGAAATCATCCGGCGTTTTTCCGCCGCCCGAAAGGTTTTAAAAGACGCGCAGCACAGGCTGTGCTCGCTTTTCGACGTGCGCCGCCACATCTCGGCGCACGTCTTCGTCTCCATCTTCCTGTCGGTCCTGCTGATCTCCACGTTTCTCATCAGCGCATACTCCCTGAACGCAATGAATGACCTGACCCAGGTGTCCGTGCTAAGCGGCCAAAGCGCGGTAGATACCATCGCCAGCCAGATCGACACGTTCGTCGACAACATTGCGCAAACCCACGTGCTGCTCTTCTCCAGCGAAAACGTCTATCCTTTTTTGTACGACACCAGCGTCAGCATGCCCTCCTACGAGTGGTTTCAGGGCTATCACGACGCGCAGAACATGCTGCGCTTCTGCGGACGCAGCCAGTACAACCTCATCAGCGGCATGCTGCTGCAAAAGAGCGCGTCCGAAAAGCTGCAATACGGCGGGTTTAATGCGCTGATCGACCCCTACTCGCTCAAACCGGACGAGCTGAACCGCCTGCTGCTGCGGGACGGCTTTGCCTTCTACGTCTCCTCCACCTCCCTGGGCGACGGCAGCAACGCCTACCTGTACTCCCAAATCTACAACAGCGCCTTTGACAGCCTGTGCAGAGGGCTGCTGATGCCGGACAGCGGCCTCGTGCTGCTGGACGCCGAGGGCAGCGTCTTTCGCCGCTACGAGGACGGAGCGGACGCGGCGGGTCAAATCGACGCCTACCTCGCAGGACGCGCGCAGAGCGTCATGCCCGGCGGGCTGCATTGTGCGCAGAGCACGTCGCCGCAGACCGGCCTTACCGTCGCGATGGTCTTCCCCGCAATGCGCTTTTCAGAAAAGCTGTCCGAGATCATCCCTTGGCTGCTGCCCGCGGCGCTTTTCGCGCTCGTCGCCGGGTTCCTGCTCAGCTTCGGGCTTTCCCGTAAGGTGGTGAGCGGCTTTCAGGTCATGCAAAACAACATCCGTCTGGTCGAAAGCCGCGCCTATGGGGAGGTAGCCGTCATCCCTTCTCAGGACGAATTCGGCCAGCTCAGCCGCACGTTCGCGCATATGGCCGCGCACATCGACGCGCTCATCCGCGAAAATCAGGAGCGGGAACGCACGCAGCATGAGCTTGAAATTCAGGTGCTTCGCGCGCAGATCAGCCCGCACTTCCTCTACAACGCGCTCAACAGCGTGCGCCACCTCGCCTCCATGCAGGGCATGGACCACATTGACCGGCTCACCGGGGCGATCATCCGCCTGCTGCGCGCGGCGCTGAGCAATACGGAGGCGCTGATCCCCCTCTCTCAGGAGATCGAGTACGTGCGAAACTACTGCGAAATCTGTCAGTATCAATACCTGAACGACTTTTCGCTCGACATCGAGGTCGACGAGACGCTCATGGAATGCCGTCTGCCGCCGATGGTGCTTCAACCCATCGTCGAAAACGCGATCATCCACGGCATCGCGGACTTCCGCAGCGACGGCGTCATCCGCGTCCACGCGCAAAAAAACGCCGACGTTCTCTTCTTGACCGTCACGGACAACGGACAGGGGATGAGCGGCGAACAGATCGACGAGCTGCTGGGGCAGGAGCGCAACACGGACAAGCGCCGCTTCTCCGGCATCGGCATTCAAAACGTGCGAAAGCGAATCCAGATGCGCTTCGGAAGCCGGTTTGGCCTGAATATCTTCGCGGAACCCGGAAAATATACGACCGTGCAGCTATCCCTGCCTTTTCTTTCAAAGGAGCCCTGTGAATGA